The following coding sequences are from one Xiphias gladius isolate SHS-SW01 ecotype Sanya breed wild chromosome 14, ASM1685928v1, whole genome shotgun sequence window:
- the pigr gene encoding polymeric immunoglobulin receptor isoform X2 → MPQLFVLTLSLIPWIPAFLCRVTTVDEFAVLEGRSLTVPCHYEPQYASYVKYWCQGRTREFCTSLARTDEPRSANPADDKVSIFDDPVQLLFTVTMNDLKVEASGWYMCGVEIGGVWSADAVAFTNIKVIHGMSVVNSRLSGEEGSSVAVECLYSERYRESEKKWCRSGNRSTCLLTDSEGSYEGASVAIKDDRTGAFTVTLKKLQMGDTGWYWCSAGQQQIAVHVLVTQRPSTTAVSMTSTPIPNESFAQLPPPKHITKESWTSHGHILESLLVCSSLMLLVGLAILARKMWKLHTVADNKASFGNMEGQAEG, encoded by the exons ATGCCACAACTCTTCGTACTCACTCTCAGCCTTATACCATGGATCCCAG CCTTCCTCTGCAGGGTAACTACCGTGGACGAGTTTGCAGTTCTGGAGGGTCGATCTCTCACAGTCCCGTGTCACTATGAGCCTCAGTATGCCAGCTATGTAAAATACTGGTGTCAGGGAAGGACGAGGGAGTTCTGCACCAGCTTAGCCCGAACAGATGAACCCCGTTCAGCCAATCCGGCTGATGACAAAGTGAGCATTTTTGACGACCCGGTCCAGCTGTTGTTCACAGTGACCATGAATGACCTGAAGGTGGAGGCCTCTGGCTGGTACATGTGTGGTGTGGAGATAGGTGGTGTATGGAGCGCTGATGCTGTTGCATTCACTAACATCAAGGTCATTCATG GCATGTCAGTGGTGAACAGCCGACTGAGTGGGGAAGAAGGGAGTAGTGTCGCAGTCGAATGCCTCTACAGTGAGAGATACAG agagagtgagaagaagTGGTGTCGAAGTGGAAACCGGAGCACCTGTCTGCTGACAGATTCTGAAGGGAGTTACGAAGGCGCATCGGTGGCCATCAAAGATGACAGAACTGGGGCTTTCACTGTAACCTTAAAGAAGCTGCAGATGGGAGACACCGGCTGGTACTGGTGTTCTGCAGGACAGCAGCAGATAGCCGTGCATGTGCTGGTCACACAACGACCCTCAACTA CTGCAGTGTCTATGACATCCACACCTATACCAAATGAGTCTTTTGCACAACTGCCTCCACCCAAACATATCACTAAAGAGTCCTGGACCAGTCACGG tcatattttggAGTCTTTGCTGGTGTGCTCTTCTCTGATGCTCCTTGTGGGTTTGGCCATATTGGCGAGAAAGATGTGGAAACTGCACA CTGTTGCAGATAATAAAGCATCATTTGGAAACATGGAGGGCCAGGCCGAAGGATAA
- the pigr gene encoding polymeric immunoglobulin receptor isoform X1, which yields MPQLFVLTLSLIPWIPAFLCRVTTVDEFAVLEGRSLTVPCHYEPQYASYVKYWCQGRTREFCTSLARTDEPRSANPADDKVSIFDDPVQLLFTVTMNDLKVEASGWYMCGVEIGGVWSADAVAFTNIKVIHGMSVVNSRLSGEEGSSVAVECLYSERYRESEKKWCRSGNRSTCLLTDSEGSYEGASVAIKDDRTGAFTVTLKKLQMGDTGWYWCSAGQQQIAVHVLVTQRPSTTAVSMTSTPIPNESFAQLPPPKHITKESWTSHGHILESLLVCSSLMLLVGLAILARKMWKLHKQDPVLRQVKEMKARFNEHSRDDLQDAAVVFLNRDSQDIHMY from the exons ATGCCACAACTCTTCGTACTCACTCTCAGCCTTATACCATGGATCCCAG CCTTCCTCTGCAGGGTAACTACCGTGGACGAGTTTGCAGTTCTGGAGGGTCGATCTCTCACAGTCCCGTGTCACTATGAGCCTCAGTATGCCAGCTATGTAAAATACTGGTGTCAGGGAAGGACGAGGGAGTTCTGCACCAGCTTAGCCCGAACAGATGAACCCCGTTCAGCCAATCCGGCTGATGACAAAGTGAGCATTTTTGACGACCCGGTCCAGCTGTTGTTCACAGTGACCATGAATGACCTGAAGGTGGAGGCCTCTGGCTGGTACATGTGTGGTGTGGAGATAGGTGGTGTATGGAGCGCTGATGCTGTTGCATTCACTAACATCAAGGTCATTCATG GCATGTCAGTGGTGAACAGCCGACTGAGTGGGGAAGAAGGGAGTAGTGTCGCAGTCGAATGCCTCTACAGTGAGAGATACAG agagagtgagaagaagTGGTGTCGAAGTGGAAACCGGAGCACCTGTCTGCTGACAGATTCTGAAGGGAGTTACGAAGGCGCATCGGTGGCCATCAAAGATGACAGAACTGGGGCTTTCACTGTAACCTTAAAGAAGCTGCAGATGGGAGACACCGGCTGGTACTGGTGTTCTGCAGGACAGCAGCAGATAGCCGTGCATGTGCTGGTCACACAACGACCCTCAACTA CTGCAGTGTCTATGACATCCACACCTATACCAAATGAGTCTTTTGCACAACTGCCTCCACCCAAACATATCACTAAAGAGTCCTGGACCAGTCACGG tcatattttggAGTCTTTGCTGGTGTGCTCTTCTCTGATGCTCCTTGTGGGTTTGGCCATATTGGCGAGAAAGATGTGGAAACTGCACA AGCAGGATCCTGTGCTAAGACAAGTTAAGGAGATGAAAGCAAGGTTCAAT GAGCATTCAAGGGATGACCTGCAAGATGCTGCAGTCGTTTTCCTTAACAGGGATTCCCAGGACATACATATGTACTGA
- the pigr gene encoding polymeric immunoglobulin receptor isoform X3 produces MPQLFVLTLSLIPWIPAFLCRVTTVDEFAVLEGRSLTVPCHYEPQYASYVKYWCQGRTREFCTSLARTDEPRSANPADDKVSIFDDPVQLLFTVTMNDLKVEASGWYMCGVEIGGVWSADAVAFTNIKVIHGMSVVNSRLSGEEGSSVAVECLYSERYRESEKKWCRSGNRSTCLLTDSEGSYEGASVAIKDDRTGAFTVTLKKLQMGDTGWYWCSAGQQQIAVHVLVTQRPSTTAVSMTSTPIPNESFAQLPPPKHITKESWTSHGHILESLLVCSSLMLLVGLAILARKMWKLHRSCAKTS; encoded by the exons ATGCCACAACTCTTCGTACTCACTCTCAGCCTTATACCATGGATCCCAG CCTTCCTCTGCAGGGTAACTACCGTGGACGAGTTTGCAGTTCTGGAGGGTCGATCTCTCACAGTCCCGTGTCACTATGAGCCTCAGTATGCCAGCTATGTAAAATACTGGTGTCAGGGAAGGACGAGGGAGTTCTGCACCAGCTTAGCCCGAACAGATGAACCCCGTTCAGCCAATCCGGCTGATGACAAAGTGAGCATTTTTGACGACCCGGTCCAGCTGTTGTTCACAGTGACCATGAATGACCTGAAGGTGGAGGCCTCTGGCTGGTACATGTGTGGTGTGGAGATAGGTGGTGTATGGAGCGCTGATGCTGTTGCATTCACTAACATCAAGGTCATTCATG GCATGTCAGTGGTGAACAGCCGACTGAGTGGGGAAGAAGGGAGTAGTGTCGCAGTCGAATGCCTCTACAGTGAGAGATACAG agagagtgagaagaagTGGTGTCGAAGTGGAAACCGGAGCACCTGTCTGCTGACAGATTCTGAAGGGAGTTACGAAGGCGCATCGGTGGCCATCAAAGATGACAGAACTGGGGCTTTCACTGTAACCTTAAAGAAGCTGCAGATGGGAGACACCGGCTGGTACTGGTGTTCTGCAGGACAGCAGCAGATAGCCGTGCATGTGCTGGTCACACAACGACCCTCAACTA CTGCAGTGTCTATGACATCCACACCTATACCAAATGAGTCTTTTGCACAACTGCCTCCACCCAAACATATCACTAAAGAGTCCTGGACCAGTCACGG tcatattttggAGTCTTTGCTGGTGTGCTCTTCTCTGATGCTCCTTGTGGGTTTGGCCATATTGGCGAGAAAGATGTGGAAACTGCACA GATCCTGTGCTAAGACAAGTTAA
- the dad1 gene encoding dolichyl-diphosphooligosaccharide--protein glycosyltransferase subunit DAD1: MSNSVVSVISRFLEEYTSTTPNKLKVVDAYLLYILLTGALQFLYCLLVGTFPFNSFLSGFISCVGAFILAVCLRIQINPQNKGEFLSISPERAFADFLFAHTVLHLVVMNFIG; the protein is encoded by the exons ATGTCCAATTCAGTCGTCTCGGTCATCTCCCGGTTTCTAGAGGAGTACACCTCCACGACGCCCAACAAGCTGAAAGTGGTGGATGCGTATTTGCTGTACATCTTGTTGACCGGAGCGCTCCAGTTCCTCTACTGTCTCCTCGTTGGCACCTTCCCCTTCAACAGCTTTTTGTCGGGCTTCATCTCCTGTGTGGGCGCTTTCATTCTCGCAG tgtGTCTTCGTATCCAGATCAACCCACAGAACAAAGGAGAGTTCCTGTCTATCTCTCCAGAGAGAGCCTTCGCTGACTTCCTGTTCGCTCACACTGTCCTCCATCTGGTTGTGATGAACTTCATTGGTTGA
- the abhd4 gene encoding (Lyso)-N-acylphosphatidylethanolamine lipase: MDPAATTAAAPMQNDCEAEPHSIWSWWPSWRPTSMSLLKTAESKILACIQNDLWARFVTLPNQERIWTLTLTNKMVRKPAARKTPLVMVHGFGGGVGLWIRNLDTLCRSRPVYAFDLLGFGRSSRIPFPSDAAQAEEQFVNSIEQWRQSVGLENMILLGHSLGGYLATSYAIQYPSRVSHLILVDPWGFPERPQTKTEEKRSPGTEVVKRPSPPRWVKVIAAVVSLFNPLAVIRAAGPWGPGLVNRFRPDFKRKFEDLFDDDTMTQYIYHCNAQTPSGEVGFRAMSESLGWAKRPMLQRVHLLPPSMPLTMLYGEWSWVDNSSGDRVVQVRSQAHTRVLLINKASHHVYADQPEEFNRVVENICNSVN, from the exons ATGGATCCGGCTGCAACCACGGCTGCAGCTCCGATGCAGAACGACTGTGAGGCAGA GCCACATTCAATCTGGAGCTGGTGGCCTTCCTGGCGTCCAACCTCCATGTCCCTTTTGAAGACGGCAGAGTCCAAGATTCTTGCCT GTATTCAAAACGACCTGTGGGCCAGGTTTGTGACCCTACCAAACCAGGAGCGAATATGGACTTTGACCCTCACCAACAAGATGGTTCGCAAGCCTGCCG CTCGTAAGACTCCCCTGGTGATGGTCCACGGCTTTGGAGGAGGGGTAGGGCTGTGGATCAGGAACCTGGACACGCTGTGCCGGTCACGGCCTGTCTACGCCTTCGACCTCCTGGGCTTTGGCAGGAGCTCCAGGATTCCCTTCCCCTCAGATGCTGCCCAGGCAGAGGAGCAGTTCGTGAACTCCATTGAACAATGGAGACAGTCTGTAGGCCTGGAGAACATGATTCTGCTGGGGCATAGTCTGGGGGGGTACCTGGCTACCTCCTACGCCATCCAGTACCCTTCTAG GGTGTCACATCTTATCCTGGTAGACCCCTGGGGTTTCCCTGAGCGACCGCAGACAAAGACCGAGGAGAAGCGTAGTCCGGGGACAGAGGTGGTGAAGAGGCCATCCCCTCCACGCTGGGTAAAAGTTATTGCAGCGGTGGTTTCCCTTTTCAACCCACTGGCTGTAATTAGAGCAGCAGGCCCATGGG GTCCGGGCTTGGTGAACAGATTCCGTCCCGATTTCAAAAGGAAATTTGAAGATCTGTTTGATGATGACACTATGACGCAGTACATCTACCACTGTAACGCACAAACCCCGAG TGGTGAGGTGGGTTTCCGTGCCATGTCAGAGTCTCTGGGCTGGGCTAAGAGGCCTATGCTGCAGCGGGTTCACCTGCTGCCGCCCTCCATGCCCCTCACCATGCTGTATGGAGAATGGTCCTGGGTGGACAACTCATCTGGGGACAGAGTGGTCCAGGTCAGGAGCCAGGCCCACACCAGAGTGCTG CTGATCAATAAAGCCTCTCACCACGTGTATGCTGATCAACCAGAAGAGTTCAACCGGGTGGTCGAAAATATATGCAACTCCGTTAACTGA